In the Geoalkalibacter sp. genome, TAATGGTCGCGGATCTTGTCGAGGGCCTCGATCACCTCGGGCCGAGCAATCGCCAGCCCCAGGCGCATCCCGGCCAGGGCGTAGCTTTTCGACAGGGTGCGGGTCACCACCAGATTTTCGTATTTTTTCACCAGCGCCAGGGCATTCTCGTCGGAGAAATCAGCGTAGGCCTCATCGACCACCAGCATGCCGCTCATGCGCCCGGCCAACTCCTCGATGAAGGCCAGGGGATAGGAAAAACCCAGGGGCGCATTGGGATTGGTGAGGAAAAACAGCTTACCCGGATAGTGCTCCGGAAAATCCTTGAGCTCCCAGCCCTCGCCGAGGCCGAAGGTGCGCACCCGTGCGCCCTGGATCTCGGCGAGGGTCGCGTAGTAGCTGTAGGAGGGATGCACGTAGGCGATCTCCTCGCCCGCCTCGGCAAAGGCCCGGATCAGGTTGTTGAGCAACTCGTCCGAGCCGTTGGCCAGAATCACCCAGGAGGGATCAAAGCCGTAGAGGCGCGCGGCTTCCGCGCGTGCCGCCGCGCTGGGCGGATCGGGATACTGGCGCAGGCTGGCGCCGTCCTCCCCCAGTTCGGCGAGAATCGCCTCGCGCACCCGGGGACTGGGCGGATAGGGATTCTCGTTGGTGTTGAGCTTGATCCAGCGCCGCTCGTCGCGCGGCTGGAAGCCGGGCACATAGCCCGCCATGTGCTTGATGTTGGGACGCAAGGGAATCATGGGCTCTCCGGAATTCTCTGCCGCCATAGGTTGACGGACGAGCAGAACGCGTTATATATTGATTCCAATCCAGTTATCTGGAGGTGGATGGCGCAAGCCATCGGGCCCGCAAGGGCCTTTTTTATTGGCTAAAGAAACTTCTTGCCGAATACTCGAACGCCTCGCCGATAATATTTGTGCTGCAAAATCGCCACGATTTTCTCACCGAACGGCCGCAGCCCTTCCGCCAGAAAACCTTTTTCCCGAAGCATTTCATTGCGGCTCGGGTGCGCCAACAAATCCGCCAATTGCAATCCGGCCACGTTGTTTGTCTTGGCTTTGACTTTGAGCTGCTTGCTGGTCAAGACGGCACGAAACCGCTCAGCCGAAATATACTCCGTCCCCTCCGCCCACAATTTCGCAAAAGAACTCTTTAAACGCATGTCTTCCTTGCCGCCGCGCGACTCCGCCATGACGTCGCCCGTGGCGCCGTGCTCGTTCAGAAAGAACCAATAGCGCT is a window encoding:
- the hisC gene encoding histidinol-phosphate transaminase, translated to MIPLRPNIKHMAGYVPGFQPRDERRWIKLNTNENPYPPSPRVREAILAELGEDGASLRQYPDPPSAAARAEAARLYGFDPSWVILANGSDELLNNLIRAFAEAGEEIAYVHPSYSYYATLAEIQGARVRTFGLGEGWELKDFPEHYPGKLFFLTNPNAPLGFSYPLAFIEELAGRMSGMLVVDEAYADFSDENALALVKKYENLVVTRTLSKSYALAGMRLGLAIARPEVIEALDKIRDHYNLDRLAQAAALAALRDQEYFRQAVEKIRATRDWFSTELRVIGYGVIPSSGNYVFATPPDRNGKRVYDALFARHILVRHFSDPILAHGLRISIGTREEMEATLAALREIG